Proteins encoded in a region of the Gigantopelta aegis isolate Gae_Host chromosome 13, Gae_host_genome, whole genome shotgun sequence genome:
- the LOC121387402 gene encoding protein mono-ADP-ribosyltransferase PARP6-like, producing the protein MFINDNWKSYSNRGQQAASKSISVPAELSSFTKDTDSLKPVPKLSRQLSLPASLRRRKKNKPGYGRCKSISTLATGRAPDIAGMVSTVDDVTLMPTSTLCGKNAKALPSLENGFLVQIFRYTRQRIPTLNEYCVVCDEPQIFQNGAMLQVSH; encoded by the exons ATGTTCATAAATGATAACTGGAAAAGCTATAGCAACCGAGGTCAGCAGGCTGCGTCAAAGTCAATCAGTGTTCCTGCTGAGCTGTCGTCATTCACCAAGGATACGGACAG tttGAAACCTGTGCCAAAATTATCTCGACAGTTGTCGCTGCCAGCATCATTGAGGAGACGAAAGAAGAACAAGCCAGGTTATGGACGATGTAAAAGCATTTCTACGTTGGCAACCGGTAGAGCACCTGACATTGCTGGTATGGTATCAACAGTGGATGACGTGACGTTGATGCCTACGTCAACACTCTGTGGAAAAAATGCCAAAGCTTTACCCAGTTTAGAAAATGGTTTTCTTGTACAA aTTTTCCGCTACACTCGTCAGAGGATTCCCACTTTAAATGAATACTGTGTTGTCTGTGATGAACCtcagatttttcaaaatggcgcCATGTTGCAGGTGAGTCACTAG